In Streptomyces sp. NBC_00414, a single window of DNA contains:
- a CDS encoding RDD family protein, producing MDNRQAIGSWLSGPRAAAEDAGADFGYRGEQLGLPESGPGSIARPGRRLGALAVDWGLCTLIAYGLITDGYGQATGNWALLLFFVVGVLTVGTLGFTPGKRLFGLRVLALDTGTVNPLRALLRTVLLCLGLPALIWDRDGRGLHDRLARTVEVRI from the coding sequence GTGGACAACAGGCAAGCAATCGGATCGTGGCTGTCCGGACCCCGCGCGGCCGCCGAGGACGCCGGTGCCGACTTCGGATACCGCGGAGAGCAGTTGGGCCTGCCCGAGTCGGGCCCCGGATCCATCGCGCGCCCCGGCAGGCGCCTGGGCGCCCTCGCCGTCGACTGGGGTCTGTGCACCTTGATCGCATACGGCCTGATCACCGACGGCTACGGCCAGGCGACCGGGAACTGGGCGCTGCTCCTCTTCTTCGTCGTCGGCGTGCTGACCGTCGGCACCCTCGGCTTCACCCCGGGCAAGCGCCTGTTCGGCCTGCGGGTCCTCGCCCTGGACACCGGCACGGTCAACCCCCTGCGCGCCCTGCTGCGCACGGTCCTGCTGTGCCTCGGCCTCCCGGCCCTGATCTGGGACCGCGACGGACGCGGGCTGCACGACCGCCTGGCCCGCACGGTAGAAGTCAGGATCTGA
- a CDS encoding NAD(P)/FAD-dependent oxidoreductase: protein MLEPACQADVVIVGAGVAGLSAAHRLNSAGVSTVVLEAAPHVGGRMTTEKVDGFRLDRVGRLLSTAYPELRLTPGLDALVLRPFAAGVLVHAEGRVHRAGEPASAGGARGALDAARAFVSPPRRHRQTSPAAAPPLSRAYPPLGGVLDQARLAAALGRIATVPVERLLARPERPAGRALAARGMPARTVEGFLRPLLAALLCDPDLTTSSRCADLALRAFAAGRLCLPEGGADALPELLAGTLQPGTVRTGVRVTSVSTTSVTTDRHGELRCRAVLVATGARAAADLLPGLRVPPCHPVTVVHHTADEPPLTDAALLLDADRRGPVTHTAVVSQVDPSRAPAGRALISSTVLGAPPADTDRTVRAHLAALYGTATHRWELLAVHHTPDAVPAMLPPYDLRRPVRLLAGLYVCGDHRDTSTVQGALHSGHRAARALLTDLGLPSTATVARLRASTAA, encoded by the coding sequence GTGCTTGAGCCCGCTTGCCAGGCGGACGTCGTCATCGTGGGGGCGGGGGTCGCGGGACTCTCGGCCGCCCATCGGCTGAACAGCGCAGGTGTGTCGACCGTCGTCCTGGAGGCCGCCCCTCACGTCGGCGGCCGTATGACGACCGAGAAGGTCGACGGTTTCCGTCTCGACCGCGTCGGACGGCTCCTCTCCACGGCGTACCCCGAACTGCGGCTGACGCCGGGCCTGGACGCCCTCGTCCTGCGTCCGTTCGCCGCCGGCGTCCTCGTCCACGCCGAGGGGCGTGTGCACCGTGCGGGTGAGCCCGCGAGCGCCGGGGGCGCAAGGGGCGCACTCGACGCGGCACGCGCCTTCGTGAGCCCCCCTCGGAGGCATCGGCAGACATCCCCGGCCGCCGCCCCGCCCCTGTCACGGGCCTACCCCCCGCTCGGGGGCGTCCTCGACCAGGCCCGGCTGGCCGCGGCCCTCGGCCGGATCGCGACGGTTCCCGTGGAGCGGCTGCTGGCCCGGCCGGAGCGGCCCGCCGGACGGGCGCTCGCGGCGCGCGGCATGCCCGCCCGTACCGTCGAGGGCTTTCTGCGCCCGCTCCTGGCGGCGCTGCTCTGCGATCCGGATCTGACGACGTCCAGCCGGTGCGCCGACCTGGCGCTCCGGGCCTTCGCCGCCGGGCGGCTGTGCCTCCCCGAGGGCGGCGCCGACGCCCTGCCGGAGCTGCTCGCGGGAACCCTGCAACCGGGGACGGTCCGCACCGGGGTGCGGGTCACCTCCGTCTCGACCACGTCCGTGACGACGGACCGGCACGGTGAACTCCGGTGCCGTGCGGTGCTGGTGGCGACCGGCGCCCGCGCCGCCGCCGATCTGCTGCCCGGTCTGCGGGTACCGCCGTGCCACCCGGTGACGGTGGTGCACCACACGGCGGACGAGCCGCCCCTGACGGACGCGGCGCTGCTCCTGGACGCGGACCGCCGGGGCCCGGTGACCCATACCGCGGTCGTCAGCCAGGTCGATCCGTCCCGGGCTCCCGCGGGCCGCGCCCTGATCTCCTCGACGGTCCTGGGGGCGCCGCCCGCGGACACGGACCGGACGGTGCGCGCGCATCTGGCGGCCCTCTACGGCACCGCCACGCACCGCTGGGAGCTGCTGGCCGTGCACCACACGCCCGACGCCGTCCCGGCGATGCTGCCGCCGTACGACCTCCGCCGGCCGGTCCGTCTGCTGGCGGGCCTGTACGTCTGCGGCGACCACCGCGACACCAGTACGGTCCAGGGCGCCCTGCACTCGGGGCACCGTGCGGCGCGGGCCCTTCTGACGGACCTGGGCCTGCCCTCGACCGCGACGGTTGCGCGGCTGCGGGCCTCCACGGCCGCGTAG
- a CDS encoding DUF4191 domain-containing protein, whose translation MARKEPAADAANPGRLKQIALTYKMTRKADKMIGLVLAAVGIVTLGVFLAIGFWIGHPIYLGILGLLLAFLASAIVFGRRAERAAFGQMEGQPGAAAAVLDNVGRGWTTTPAVAMNRSQDVVHRAVGKAGIVLVAEGNPNRVKSLLAAEKKKMARIVADVPVHDILVGTGEGQVELKKLRTTMVKLPRVLTGPQVTATNDRLRALGDLMSNMPLPKGPMPKGMRMPRGGKMR comes from the coding sequence ATGGCGAGGAAGGAACCCGCAGCGGACGCTGCGAACCCCGGGCGACTCAAGCAGATCGCTCTGACTTACAAGATGACCCGCAAGGCCGACAAAATGATCGGTCTTGTACTCGCGGCTGTCGGAATCGTCACCCTTGGTGTCTTCCTCGCGATCGGCTTCTGGATCGGTCACCCGATCTATCTCGGCATTCTCGGCCTCCTGCTCGCCTTCCTCGCGTCGGCGATCGTTTTCGGACGCCGGGCCGAGCGGGCGGCCTTCGGCCAGATGGAGGGCCAGCCGGGCGCGGCGGCGGCGGTGCTCGACAATGTCGGGCGCGGCTGGACGACGACCCCGGCCGTGGCGATGAACCGCAGCCAGGATGTGGTCCACCGGGCTGTGGGCAAGGCCGGCATCGTGCTGGTGGCCGAGGGCAACCCGAACCGGGTGAAGAGCCTGCTGGCCGCCGAGAAGAAGAAGATGGCCCGCATCGTCGCGGACGTGCCGGTGCACGACATCCTCGTCGGCACGGGTGAGGGCCAGGTCGAGCTGAAGAAGCTCCGTACGACGATGGTGAAGCTGCCGCGCGTGCTGACCGGCCCGCAGGTCACCGCGACCAACGACCGGCTGCGCGCCCTCGGCGACCTGATGAGCAACATGCCGCTCCCCAAGGGCCCGATGCCCAAGGGCATGCGGATGCCGCGCGGCGGGAAGATGCGCTAG
- the glnA gene encoding type I glutamate--ammonia ligase: MFQNADEAKKFIKDEDVKFVDVRFCDLPGVMQHFTIPAEAFDPTEELAFDGSSIRGFQAIHESDMALRADLSTARVDSFRRDKTVNINFFIHDPITGEQYSRDPRNVAKKAEAYLASTGIADTAFFGPEAEFYVFDSVRFDTKSNEAFYHIDSEAGAWNTGAVENNRGYKVRYKGGYFPTPPVDHFADLRAEISLELAKSGLQVERQHHEVGTAGQAEINYKFNTLLAAADDLQLFKYIVKNVAWRNGKTATFMPKPIFGDNGSGMHIHSSLWANGDPLFYDEAGYAGLSDTARFYIGGILKHAPSLLAFTNPTVNSYHRLVPGFEAPVNLVYSQRNRSAAMRIPITGSNPKAKRVEFRAPDSSGNPYLAFSALLLAGLDGIKNKIEPAEPIDKDLYELAPEEHAGVAQVPTSLPAVLDRLEADHEFLLAGDVFTSDLIETWIDYKRTNEIAPLQLRPHPHEFELYFDL; the protein is encoded by the coding sequence ATGTTCCAGAACGCCGACGAGGCCAAGAAGTTCATCAAGGACGAGGACGTCAAGTTCGTCGACGTCCGCTTCTGCGACCTGCCGGGTGTGATGCAGCACTTCACGATTCCGGCTGAGGCCTTCGACCCGACCGAGGAACTGGCTTTCGACGGCTCCTCCATCCGCGGCTTCCAGGCCATCCACGAGTCCGACATGGCGCTCCGCGCCGACCTGTCCACCGCGCGCGTCGACTCCTTCCGCCGCGACAAGACGGTCAACATCAACTTCTTCATCCACGACCCGATCACGGGCGAGCAGTACTCCCGTGACCCGCGCAACGTGGCCAAGAAGGCCGAGGCCTACCTCGCGTCGACCGGTATCGCCGACACCGCGTTCTTCGGTCCCGAGGCCGAGTTCTACGTGTTCGACAGCGTGCGTTTCGACACCAAGTCGAACGAGGCGTTCTACCACATCGACTCCGAGGCCGGCGCCTGGAACACCGGTGCGGTCGAGAACAACCGCGGTTACAAGGTCCGCTACAAGGGCGGGTACTTCCCGACCCCGCCGGTCGACCACTTCGCCGACCTGCGTGCCGAGATCTCCCTGGAGCTGGCCAAGTCCGGCCTCCAGGTCGAGCGTCAGCACCACGAGGTGGGCACCGCCGGCCAGGCCGAGATCAACTACAAGTTCAACACGCTGCTGGCCGCGGCCGACGACCTCCAGCTCTTCAAGTACATCGTGAAGAACGTCGCCTGGCGCAACGGCAAGACCGCGACCTTCATGCCGAAGCCGATCTTCGGTGACAACGGCTCGGGCATGCACATCCACTCGTCGCTGTGGGCGAACGGCGACCCGCTGTTCTACGACGAGGCCGGTTACGCGGGCCTGTCGGACACCGCCCGCTTCTACATCGGCGGCATCCTCAAGCACGCCCCGTCGCTGCTGGCCTTCACCAACCCGACGGTGAACTCCTACCACCGCCTGGTCCCCGGCTTCGAGGCCCCGGTCAACCTGGTGTACTCGCAGCGCAACCGCTCCGCGGCCATGCGTATCCCGATCACCGGCTCGAACCCGAAGGCCAAGCGCGTCGAGTTCCGCGCGCCCGACTCCTCCGGCAACCCGTACCTCGCCTTCTCGGCGCTGCTGCTCGCGGGCCTCGACGGCATCAAGAACAAGATCGAGCCGGCCGAGCCGATCGACAAGGACCTCTACGAGCTGGCTCCCGAGGAGCACGCGGGCGTCGCGCAGGTCCCGACCTCGCTCCCGGCCGTCCTGGACCGCCTTGAGGCCGACCACGAGTTCCTGCTCGCGGGCGACGTGTTCACGTCCGACCTGATCGAGACGTGGATCGACTACAAGCGCACGAACGAGATCGCGCCGCTGCAGCTGCGTCCGCACCCGCACGAGTTCGAGCTGTACTTCGACCTCTAG
- a CDS encoding SCO2195 family GlnR-regulated protein → MQAAPVRATAIPSFTDALRAVESLLLSSGQRTARRNAWTSVLEDRRRAKDRVEAQRVVEQSFVTRH, encoded by the coding sequence ATGCAGGCCGCGCCCGTACGCGCCACAGCGATTCCGTCGTTCACCGATGCACTCCGTGCCGTCGAGTCCCTGCTCCTGAGCAGTGGCCAGCGCACCGCCCGCCGCAACGCCTGGACGTCCGTCCTTGAGGACCGTCGCCGCGCCAAGGACCGCGTCGAGGCACAGCGTGTCGTGGAGCAGTCCTTCGTCACCCGCCACTGA
- a CDS encoding MarP family serine protease codes for MDLLDILLLLVILGYAASGYRRGLVAGCVSLAGFVGGAVIGVWVLPWVMDLVEPGTTAATVTAVLTVLLPAALGHELAGRLALKLRRELDRGSLRVVDGVGGAAANTVSVLLVAWVAASVLGSSASPVVTSSIRDSALLGAVQDTMPETTPAWFSRATAALTEAGFPQVFNPFENEPTAEVAKPSGDSVTAAATRAAQRSTVKVEGAVGTQGREGSGFVFASEHVMTNAHVVAGIDDPTVRVGGTGRAYEAKVVLFDPQKDVAVLDVPGLKAPVLSFDKSAARGDAAVVAGYPQDGGLDLQAATVANTINAQGKNIYGSAVVTREIYSIRSTVRPGNSGGPLLTTDGKVFGVVFARSTSDAETGYVLTADEVADDAARAAKSSTPVDTGDLVTS; via the coding sequence GTGGACCTGCTCGACATCCTGCTGTTGCTGGTCATTCTCGGCTACGCGGCGTCCGGCTACCGGCGCGGACTGGTCGCGGGCTGTGTCTCGCTGGCCGGCTTCGTGGGCGGTGCCGTCATCGGCGTGTGGGTGCTGCCCTGGGTGATGGACCTGGTGGAGCCCGGAACCACGGCCGCGACGGTCACGGCGGTGCTCACGGTGCTGCTGCCCGCCGCGCTGGGCCACGAGCTGGCGGGGCGGCTGGCGCTGAAGCTGCGCCGCGAGCTGGACCGGGGTTCCCTGCGTGTGGTCGACGGCGTGGGCGGTGCCGCGGCCAACACGGTCTCCGTGCTGCTCGTGGCGTGGGTGGCCGCGAGTGTCCTCGGTTCGTCCGCCTCGCCCGTCGTGACCTCGTCGATCCGGGACTCCGCGCTGCTCGGCGCGGTGCAGGACACGATGCCGGAGACGACACCGGCCTGGTTCTCCCGGGCCACCGCGGCGCTCACGGAGGCCGGTTTCCCGCAGGTCTTCAACCCCTTCGAGAACGAGCCGACGGCCGAGGTCGCCAAGCCGTCCGGGGACAGCGTCACCGCGGCCGCCACCCGGGCCGCGCAGCGCTCCACGGTGAAGGTCGAGGGCGCCGTCGGCACCCAGGGCCGCGAGGGCAGCGGCTTCGTGTTCGCCTCGGAGCACGTGATGACCAACGCGCATGTGGTGGCGGGCATCGACGACCCGACCGTGCGGGTGGGCGGCACGGGCCGGGCGTACGAGGCGAAGGTCGTCCTCTTCGACCCGCAGAAGGACGTGGCCGTGCTCGACGTGCCGGGGCTGAAGGCCCCCGTGCTGTCCTTCGACAAGAGTGCGGCCCGCGGTGACGCGGCCGTGGTCGCGGGCTATCCGCAGGACGGCGGCCTCGACCTCCAGGCGGCCACGGTGGCGAACACGATCAACGCCCAGGGCAAGAACATCTACGGCTCCGCCGTGGTCACCCGCGAGATCTACTCGATCCGCTCCACGGTCCGCCCCGGCAACTCGGGCGGTCCGCTGCTGACCACCGACGGCAAGGTCTTCGGTGTCGTCTTCGCCCGCTCGACCAGCGACGCCGAGACGGGTTACGTACTGACCGCCGACGAGGTCGCGGACGACGCCGCACGGGCGGCGAAGTCCTCGACGCCGGTGGACACGGGCGACCTCGTGACGTCGTGA
- a CDS encoding GNAT family N-acetyltransferase: MPEPHIRTAVPDDEEALGRLDRAVWSYLHAVRPREQPPYEPFFNDRFGPRDHLIAELGGRVVGYVRLGFPTPLASNAHVRQIQGLAVADEARGNGVGRALIRAVVAEARRQGARRITLRVLGHNTPARRLYESEGFVVEGIQPGEFRLGGEYVDDVLMGRRI; the protein is encoded by the coding sequence ATGCCCGAGCCGCACATACGCACCGCAGTGCCCGACGACGAAGAGGCGCTGGGCCGTCTCGACCGCGCTGTCTGGTCCTACCTGCACGCGGTCAGACCCCGGGAACAGCCGCCGTACGAGCCGTTCTTCAACGACCGCTTCGGGCCCCGCGACCACCTGATCGCCGAACTGGGCGGGCGGGTCGTCGGCTACGTACGGCTCGGATTCCCCACCCCGCTCGCCTCCAACGCGCACGTCCGGCAGATCCAGGGCCTCGCCGTCGCCGACGAGGCCCGCGGCAACGGTGTCGGCCGGGCGCTGATCCGCGCCGTCGTCGCGGAGGCCCGCCGCCAGGGCGCGCGCCGGATCACCCTGCGCGTCCTCGGCCACAACACCCCCGCCCGCAGGCTGTACGAGTCGGAGGGCTTCGTGGTCGAGGGGATCCAGCCGGGCGAGTTCCGGCTGGGCGGCGAGTACGTGGACGACGTACTCATGGGACGCAGGATCTGA
- a CDS encoding TetR family transcriptional regulator has protein sequence MSTEPSAATRTPSLTERRKAATQFDIARAAAELFTERGPDGTTAEEIAVRAGVALRTFYRYFRNKQDAVGPLLAIGGDHWRERLARAEPGTALRRALESAVTESLTVPHEAKAEGLRWTRGLLRAAAEDPALRAVWYRVNQESEDKLVPVVARLAGPDADPLEIRLAAAAATDAIRVALETWAESDAGLEGPGSPAELAVRCLRELTGGMRLLTEPQAP, from the coding sequence GTGAGCACCGAGCCGTCCGCAGCGACCAGGACCCCGTCGCTGACCGAGCGCCGTAAGGCGGCAACCCAGTTCGACATCGCCCGGGCCGCCGCCGAGCTCTTCACCGAGCGCGGCCCCGACGGCACCACGGCCGAGGAGATCGCCGTACGCGCCGGCGTCGCCCTGCGCACCTTCTACCGCTACTTCCGCAACAAGCAGGACGCCGTCGGCCCGCTGCTCGCGATCGGCGGCGACCACTGGCGCGAGCGGCTGGCGAGGGCCGAGCCGGGCACCGCGCTCCGCCGGGCGCTGGAGTCGGCCGTCACCGAGTCACTGACCGTCCCCCACGAGGCCAAGGCCGAGGGCCTGCGCTGGACGCGGGGGCTGCTGCGGGCCGCCGCCGAGGACCCGGCGCTGCGCGCGGTCTGGTACCGGGTGAACCAGGAGTCCGAGGACAAACTCGTCCCGGTCGTCGCACGGCTGGCAGGCCCGGACGCCGACCCGCTGGAGATCCGTCTCGCCGCCGCGGCCGCCACGGACGCGATCCGGGTCGCCCTGGAGACCTGGGCGGAGTCGGACGCCGGCCTCGAAGGCCCCGGCTCCCCCGCCGAACTCGCGGTGCGCTGCCTGCGCGAACTGACCGGCGGAATGCGGCTGCTGACGGAGCCCCAGGCCCCCTGA
- a CDS encoding TIGR01777 family oxidoreductase produces MEASRIAVAGASGLIGKALVRSLTADGHEVVRLVRRTPRAADEIEWDPERSHVDAVGLSGCDAVVNLAGAGIADHRWTDTYKRTIRDSRVLGTATLAEAVASLDRPPRVFLNGSAMGFYGDTGERAVDESAPPGDGFLPSVCVEWEEAAAPAQEAGVRTVLARTGLVVAAKGGAWGRLFPLFKAGLGGRMGDGRQYWSYIALHDHVAALRYLLDSEWLSGPFNLTAPEPLTNGEITAAMGRVLHRPTLFAVPAPVLKAVLGEMASEVLGSQRVLPTRLLESGFTFAFPGIEETVRAAQA; encoded by the coding sequence ATGGAAGCTTCGCGAATCGCCGTGGCCGGCGCGTCCGGCCTCATCGGCAAGGCCCTGGTGCGCTCACTGACCGCGGACGGGCACGAGGTGGTGCGGCTGGTGCGCCGTACGCCCCGGGCGGCCGACGAGATCGAGTGGGACCCCGAACGCAGCCACGTGGACGCGGTGGGGCTCTCCGGCTGCGACGCCGTGGTGAACCTCGCGGGCGCCGGTATCGCCGACCACCGCTGGACGGACACGTACAAGCGGACGATCCGCGACAGCCGGGTCCTGGGCACCGCCACGCTCGCGGAGGCCGTCGCCTCCCTCGACCGGCCGCCGCGGGTCTTCCTGAACGGCAGCGCGATGGGTTTCTACGGGGACACCGGCGAGCGTGCCGTGGACGAGAGCGCCCCGCCGGGGGACGGGTTCCTGCCCTCGGTGTGCGTGGAGTGGGAGGAAGCGGCGGCGCCCGCGCAGGAGGCGGGCGTACGGACCGTCCTCGCCCGCACCGGACTGGTGGTGGCCGCGAAGGGCGGCGCCTGGGGACGGCTCTTCCCGCTGTTCAAGGCGGGGCTCGGCGGGAGGATGGGCGACGGCCGGCAGTACTGGAGCTACATCGCGCTGCACGACCACGTGGCCGCGCTGCGGTATCTGCTCGACTCCGAGTGGCTGTCCGGACCCTTCAACCTGACGGCTCCGGAGCCGCTCACCAACGGCGAGATCACGGCCGCCATGGGGCGCGTCCTGCACCGGCCCACGCTGTTCGCGGTGCCCGCGCCCGTGCTGAAGGCCGTGCTCGGGGAGATGGCCTCGGAGGTGCTGGGCAGCCAACGCGTGCTTCCCACCCGGCTGTTGGAGTCGGGCTTCACCTTCGCGTTCCCCGGCATCGAGGAGACCGTCCGGGCGGCCCAGGCGTAA
- the lipA gene encoding lipoyl synthase, translating into MSAVAPDGRKMLRLEVRNAQTPIERKPEWIKTRAKMGPEYTKMQNLVKSEGLHTVCQEAGCPNIYECWEDREATFLIGGDQCTRRCDFCQIDTGKPEALDRDEPRRVGESVVTMDLNYATITGVARDDLEDGGAWLYAETVRQIHQQTADRAEGRTKVELLAPDFNAEPDQLAEVFSSRPEVFAHNVETVPRIFKRIRPGFRYDRSLKVITAARDYGLVTKSNLILGMGETREEVSEALRQLHEAGCELITITQYLRPSVRHHPVERWVKPHEFVELKDEAEQIGFSGVMSGPLVRSSYRAGRLYQMAIEKRGSYVASQAV; encoded by the coding sequence GTGTCCGCAGTCGCACCCGACGGACGCAAGATGCTGCGCCTGGAGGTCCGGAACGCCCAGACCCCCATCGAGCGCAAGCCCGAGTGGATCAAGACCCGGGCGAAAATGGGTCCCGAATACACCAAGATGCAGAACCTCGTGAAGAGCGAGGGCCTGCACACGGTCTGCCAGGAGGCGGGCTGTCCCAACATCTACGAGTGCTGGGAGGACCGCGAGGCCACGTTCCTCATCGGCGGCGACCAGTGCACGAGGCGTTGCGACTTCTGCCAGATCGACACGGGCAAGCCCGAGGCACTGGACCGCGACGAGCCCCGCCGCGTGGGCGAGTCCGTGGTGACCATGGATCTCAACTACGCGACCATCACCGGAGTCGCCCGCGACGACCTGGAGGACGGCGGCGCCTGGCTGTACGCGGAGACGGTCCGCCAGATCCACCAGCAGACCGCGGACCGCGCCGAGGGCCGGACCAAGGTCGAGCTGCTCGCCCCGGACTTCAACGCCGAGCCGGACCAGCTCGCCGAGGTCTTCTCCTCCCGCCCGGAGGTCTTCGCGCACAACGTGGAGACGGTCCCCCGGATCTTCAAGCGCATCCGTCCGGGCTTCCGCTACGACCGTTCGCTGAAGGTCATCACGGCGGCCCGTGACTACGGTCTGGTCACGAAGTCGAACCTGATCCTCGGAATGGGCGAGACCCGCGAAGAGGTCAGCGAGGCCCTGCGTCAGCTCCACGAGGCGGGCTGCGAGCTCATCACCATCACGCAGTACCTGCGGCCCTCCGTGCGCCACCACCCCGTCGAGCGCTGGGTGAAGCCGCACGAGTTCGTGGAGCTGAAGGACGAGGCCGAGCAGATCGGCTTCTCCGGAGTCATGTCGGGCCCGCTGGTCCGCTCCTCGTACCGGGCCGGGCGCCTCTACCAGATGGCCATCGAGAAGCGTGGTTCGTACGTCGCCTCGCAGGCTGTCTGA
- a CDS encoding regulator produces MSERPAQRTPNRQLAALIAEAGFSNAGLARRVDQLGLEHGLDLRYDKTSVTRWLRGQQPRGTTPALIAEVFTRRLGRRLSAQDLGLDACAPVYAGLEFAATPEEAVDIVGGLWRKDSGSHAELRKIAFTPAGLVVPSRDWLIGRADDRVSRGDPGAARIPVQGGRPVSVKPPVMPEQGRPPSRQRVGTERGPGQRVTAGDIAALRSVGELFRTLDNAYGGGHARQALVRYLEHELEPMLRGTYGEQTGRRLFAAASDLTRLAGWTSYDIAAHGLAQRYFVQALRLSQAAADRAYGSYVLVTMSRQAVYLGHGREAVQLARVAQQGVGSSAPPVVQALLYAVEARGHGVLGEVRAATASLVRAERALEIARPGDEVPYWARFFDEAQLADEFGHCHRDLQQYRAAAQHAERSLQLRAPGYARSRLFCRVVLASARLGLGELDQACQLGAEAATQASEMRSVRALEYVRDFERRLEPYRDAAPVRGYRDKVAALG; encoded by the coding sequence ATGTCGGAACGACCCGCGCAGCGCACCCCCAACCGTCAGCTCGCCGCACTTATCGCAGAAGCGGGATTCTCCAACGCGGGGCTCGCCCGTCGAGTGGATCAGCTCGGCCTCGAACACGGTCTCGATCTGAGATACGACAAGACATCAGTGACCCGCTGGCTGCGTGGGCAGCAGCCCCGGGGCACCACGCCGGCCCTGATCGCCGAGGTGTTCACCCGCCGCCTCGGCCGCCGGCTCAGCGCACAGGACCTCGGACTCGACGCCTGCGCACCCGTCTACGCGGGGCTGGAGTTCGCCGCCACCCCGGAGGAGGCCGTCGACATCGTCGGCGGGCTGTGGCGCAAGGACTCGGGAAGTCATGCCGAACTGCGCAAGATCGCGTTCACCCCGGCGGGGCTCGTCGTGCCCAGCCGGGACTGGCTGATCGGCCGGGCCGACGACCGGGTGAGCCGCGGCGACCCCGGTGCCGCGCGCATCCCCGTACAGGGCGGCCGACCGGTTTCCGTCAAGCCCCCGGTCATGCCGGAACAGGGCAGGCCCCCGTCCCGGCAGCGCGTGGGCACGGAGCGCGGGCCCGGGCAGCGGGTGACCGCGGGTGACATCGCGGCCCTTCGCTCCGTCGGCGAGCTCTTCCGCACGCTCGACAACGCGTACGGCGGAGGGCACGCACGCCAGGCCCTCGTGCGGTACCTGGAGCACGAACTGGAGCCGATGCTCCGCGGCACCTACGGCGAGCAGACCGGGCGCCGGCTGTTCGCCGCGGCGTCCGATCTGACCCGGCTCGCGGGCTGGACCTCGTACGACATCGCCGCGCACGGGCTCGCGCAGCGGTACTTCGTGCAGGCGCTGCGGCTCTCGCAGGCGGCGGCGGACCGGGCGTACGGCTCCTACGTGCTCGTGACGATGAGCAGGCAGGCCGTCTATCTCGGACACGGCCGGGAGGCGGTCCAGCTCGCCCGGGTCGCCCAGCAGGGCGTGGGCTCCTCCGCGCCGCCCGTCGTCCAGGCGCTGCTGTACGCGGTCGAGGCACGCGGGCACGGAGTGCTCGGCGAGGTACGGGCGGCCACGGCCTCGCTGGTGCGGGCCGAGCGGGCTCTGGAAATCGCCCGGCCCGGGGACGAAGTCCCGTACTGGGCGCGCTTCTTCGACGAGGCGCAGCTCGCGGACGAGTTCGGGCACTGCCACCGGGATCTACAGCAGTACCGGGCGGCGGCGCAGCATGCCGAGCGCTCGCTGCAGTTGCGTGCGCCCGGGTACGCGCGCAGCCGGCTCTTCTGCCGGGTGGTGCTCGCCTCGGCGCGGCTGGGTCTCGGTGAGCTCGACCAGGCGTGCCAGCTGGGGGCCGAGGCGGCTACGCAGGCTTCGGAGATGCGGTCGGTTCGGGCGCTGGAGTATGTGCGGGACTTCGAGCGGCGGTTGGAGCCGTATCGGGATGCTGCGCCTGTGCGGGGGTATCGCGACAAGGTCGCGGCTCTCGGCTGA
- the lipB gene encoding lipoyl(octanoyl) transferase LipB produces the protein MSELRFVRMGFGADAVEYQEAWDEQRRVHTARFQDEIPDTCLLLEHLPVYTAGRRTADSERPLDGTPVVDVDRGGKITWHGPGQLVGYPIQKLPRPVDVVAHLRRLEDAMIRVCAEFGVETSRVEGRAGVWVLGDPVDERPVLGGLSLDFDPRLADEEFDPRLNGPEYAPSNAGQRREDRKICAMGIRVAKGVTMHGFALNVNPDTSSFDKIIPCGIRDAGVTSLAYELGRDLAIAEVLPVAERHLADVLGNAELLPRAVEGAGV, from the coding sequence GTGAGTGAGCTGCGGTTCGTCCGCATGGGTTTCGGTGCGGACGCCGTCGAGTACCAGGAGGCCTGGGACGAGCAGCGCCGTGTGCACACGGCCCGCTTCCAGGACGAGATCCCCGACACCTGTCTGCTCCTGGAGCACCTTCCGGTCTACACGGCCGGCCGGCGTACGGCGGACAGTGAGCGGCCGCTCGACGGCACGCCCGTCGTCGACGTGGACCGGGGCGGGAAGATCACCTGGCACGGCCCTGGGCAGCTGGTCGGCTACCCGATCCAGAAGCTCCCGCGTCCGGTGGACGTCGTCGCCCATCTCCGGCGCCTTGAGGACGCGATGATCCGCGTCTGCGCGGAGTTCGGCGTCGAGACCAGCCGGGTGGAGGGGCGGGCCGGTGTCTGGGTCCTCGGCGATCCGGTGGACGAGCGGCCGGTGCTCGGCGGGCTCTCCCTCGACTTCGATCCCCGGCTGGCCGACGAGGAGTTCGACCCGCGGCTGAACGGGCCCGAGTACGCGCCCTCCAACGCCGGGCAGCGGCGTGAGGACCGCAAGATCTGCGCCATGGGGATCCGGGTGGCCAAGGGGGTCACCATGCATGGCTTCGCCCTGAACGTGAACCCCGACACGTCCAGCTTCGACAAGATCATTCCTTGCGGGATCCGGGATGCGGGGGTCACGTCGCTCGCGTACGAGCTGGGGCGCGACCTTGCCATCGCGGAAGTTCTGCCCGTGGCCGAGCGGCACCTGGCGGATGTCCTGGGGAACGCGGAGCTGTTGCCTCGGGCCGTCGAGGGGGCGGGGGTGTAG